From Manihot esculenta cultivar AM560-2 chromosome 18, M.esculenta_v8, whole genome shotgun sequence:
TATTATTATCAGAATTCCTCACTGAGCAATCTCCACGAATTTCACCTTGTCCGCCTGTCAACACTTCGATTTGCCCCATCTTGATCATGGCAAGAACAAACTTCTCAAAGAACAAACCTTCATTAACAGCAAAGCTTGTAACAATGTCCTTTGTCCTGGCATCTATGAACAGGTCTTGGTCTGAGGTAAATAAACCCTGACGGTTCATAAGATCAACGAAGTATTTGTTGTCAAATATGTCGGGAGTTCGAATGTCCAGTACTGTAACAGCATTGGAGTTTGGTCTGGGACAAATTTGTTTGAGATTATTTGCGAAGCTTTTGTCCATGTTGGGGTCTTGCCTGGGATAAAGACGATCGGTGAATGAGCTGCACTGGCTGATTCCGATGGTGTGGGCACCTGAGAGGGCTACTGTATCAGTGGCATCTAAGCCCTTTCTAGCAAATTTCGCCAGGACTGTGCCGGTGGTGGCGAAGGGTGCTACCAAGTCAACAAAAGTTTGATTTACTTCTGCCATCTTCACTCCGTCTCGTCTTCCCAACGGGACATCGTAGTCAGGACCGCCGGTCTGTGATAACCCCACAAGGAGAAAATGCACAGTAAGTAGAAGTTCACTTAAATACGAGCAAGAAAACGGAGTCACTATCAGCGATTTACCAAGAAAACGGAGTCACGAGCGGCGATTGTAAGAATATCAGCGCAAGAGACGACACAGCCACACTGCTTATGAACACGCTCGCGGAGGTCATTGACGATCTTAAATGCCTCTTTTCTCATTGTCAAGTTGGGAATTTCAGATCTTTCATTGGATTTATCAAGCAGCACAGATCCATCACATCCCTGTAAAATATTCACGTAAAAtattaaatcatgcatattataAACTTTATCTAGGTAGAATGACACAATAAACAAGAAATTAATGTATATAAATAATAGTGACCAGAACAAAGCAGTCATGGGAGTGTAGACGAAGCAACCCAGCAGCTTGGCCAACGTCCTCCTTGAAAATTTTCTTGAGCTCATTTCTGATGATGGATTCAAGTTTAGGACAAGAAGATTGGTAGAATGTCCAGGAGAGACCATTCACTATTGGAGGTCTGCTTTGTGCTTCAATGGCAATAAACCAAGAAGCAAGTAAGAGAGAGGAGGTCAGAAGGAGACAAGTGACAGATGGAGCAATAGCCATTGTTGAGTTAagggttagggtttatgtgtgaTCAATACTCTAAGAGGAAGCTTATTTATAGCCGGATTTATTGGGTTAGTGCATGGTTTTTgtagttttaaataaaaaaaataataaattcacttaaatatctcttaatttatgataaatcaaattcacttaaattttttttaaaattaaattaaaaaaatattatcataaaattaaaaaatattattttaattttattatttgttatcATTTTAACGTTAgagattcaattaaaaattatttattgcttcaaaataaatataaaaaatatgcttaaaaaatcaaaatttaaactgaaaattaaagttaaagtcAAAATAAacgaaattttattaattgaatctatataaaaattactcgatatgatttttaaaaataaaaaataaaaaaaattaatatttcttttaatttttaactagaATTGCATCGAGATTGCAGCCATATAGCCgtataaaaatatgtataaaagAATTAGGTATGGCATATTTTAGTTGGGCAGGTGTCATTATTGGGAAAGCATGAATAATATAAAgtcaaatatataatttacctcaaaatttatataaaaagtaatttaatattttattatttaattaattaaattttataaaagtagaattatttaatatataaattttataaaatataattataagagttaaattatatattttattataatataatatagtaAAAGGATAAGCCTAATTAAGCATGCAGGGACAAGATTCATAAAGGGGAAGAAGACGAATGTGCTTTCTTGTATTAAAATCTATTCTCACCGTTCTTTCTTTATGGGCGGCACGCTCCATcccattatttattaatttttataaagaagaatttgtcaaaaagaaaaaaaaatacaaaagtggaatagttttaattaataagaaataaaaCTTTCACTAATAATTCTATTGGTGGGTGTctaattattttaactttttatttttttttattaggtaATGTTCTAGAAAATACTTTTTGTTATTAAAGGTTAAATGTATGCTAGTTgactttttaaatttctttctaatataattaattaaaatgcatgtgattaattttaaatataaaataacaaagGAAAATTTCTTATAAGTTCTATTCgctaaaaaaatcataattttatgtattttttatatttataatctaaatttttaatttaaataaaaatttttagtgattattaatatggaaaaattttttaattttaaaaagtatattaaaatacttataacattttaatatatttaatttatttttttcttttttaaatatttatcgataaaaaaattatttatttatcgtGAATAAATAGACAAATTAATATAACGGCTTATATTGTAATAAGAGCTGCATATTTTTATCTGTCTTACTATGTGGGATATTCTACTAGGGACTATGTGGGATATTCTACTAGGGACTAGGTTGGATATTTAGATGTTGATCTACGAAATATATTGTAACAGCTCGGCCCTTTCAACCGGCACTGATATCGTTCACGGTCCAgagctatccctcgcctggcctcgtgCCATCTCGGACTTTCCACTGGCATTGTGAAcagcttttaacatccattcagtTGTTGTAAATATATTATGGATTGACTAGTTCAGTTATCAGTTTTCTCTCCTAtagattttataatttgaaattatagcaggttacatgtttttatatgtataaatatcaTGGGAAGTTCTGTCAGTTTTCCGGATTATATCAGTCTCTACAGTTGGGGATTTGGTGTgacatatattttcttttttgttaaTGGGATATTCTACTAGGGACTATGTGGGATATTCTACTAGGGATTAGATTGGATATTTAGATGTTGATCTATGAAATATATTTCCTTTTTTGTTAATGGGAAATGTGTTGCTAATTTGGATGCACATGACAAAGTGGATTGCGGGATACCAGAGGTGCACGTGAACCACATCAAAAAAACACGTGACTTTTAATTAAACCAAAACACATGCATTCTCTGACAGAAATCGTGCAGGAATTACTCCATTTGGTTTAACAATTAAACTCAAGCAAATAGAcatataaaatttgatatttttagattaaatttatattaaaataatattttatggtaacactattaataaataaaaaataattttttaatattattaaaaatatttattttaaaaaaaatatgatgtAATTTCACTTACTTAATATTGAGTGGCATCACT
This genomic window contains:
- the LOC110607069 gene encoding peroxidase 12 produces the protein MAIAPSVTCLLLTSSLLLASWFIAIEAQSRPPIVNGLSWTFYQSSCPKLESIIRNELKKIFKEDVGQAAGLLRLHSHDCFVLGCDGSVLLDKSNERSEIPNLTMRKEAFKIVNDLRERVHKQCGCVVSCADILTIAARDSVFLTGGPDYDVPLGRRDGVKMAEVNQTFVDLVAPFATTGTVLAKFARKGLDATDTVALSGAHTIGISQCSSFTDRLYPRQDPNMDKSFANNLKQICPRPNSNAVTVLDIRTPDIFDNKYFVDLMNRQGLFTSDQDLFIDARTKDIVTSFAVNEGLFFEKFVLAMIKMGQIEVLTGGQGEIRGDCSVRNSDNNKLASVVGEDLGSSSKMK